TGCTTCTATTACTTAATGGAAGGGTAACTCGGTGTTTTGTATTTCGAATTCGAATATTCAGATATTTATCATTTGCGGTAGTTTCAATATCAAATGTAATCTCTAGGTTGCTATTCGTCGACCAATAGTCTGAAAAGGCATCAGTAATGCTGTTTGAGGTAGCTTCTAATTCTGCTATGTATGCTTCATGATTATTATCTGTTATTAGCTTTTTTACGTCAATGCGAGCTAATTCGAATAGGGCCCTAGAGATTTCAAGCTGAGGTTTTGTGAAATCATTATCAACAATGCCGTTTGCTATCTTGGATAAAGGTATTCTTTGTGGAAGAAGAAAATATTCGTCAAAATACCAAAATTTTGGAATCCTCGGTTCAATATACTTTTTCATCAAATACTTTGATAGGAGTGATTGTTCTTTAAAATTCCCAAAAGAGAATGTTTTAACTAGCGCTTCCGCGATTGATTTAGTTTCCTCATGAGATGATAAATATGTGTAGAAATCATTCACATTTTCAATTTTGGCAAGTTCTTCTTTATGGCCCTCTGGTATACCAATTCTTAGAATGTAGTTTTCTATAAACGTTTTCTCGGAAACCTTTGGAGTTGATATGGAAAGGGCATTGTTGTAATCCCTAGAAGCGACGATAGTGGTTTCTAATAAGACATTCTCTCCACAGTCTTGAATAATTGTATCGATGGTTTTAGCCTTAAGTGAGAATTTACATGAGATTACTTTCAAATTATTTTCAGGATTTTCTGATTCATATTTTTTTAATTCAGTTCTTGGATATTCCAGGGTCTTGTTAAATTTGTATGATGAGTCTTTTTCATCGAAATAATTGAATCGAGACAAGGCTTCTAAAAATGCTGTTTTCCCAGACTCGTTTTTTCCCACCAATCTTGTGCAACTCTCTTCAATAGGAACAATTTGCTCTGTAAGAAAACTTTTATACTTTGTAATGGTAACTTCTGTTAAAATCATGATTTTCTCCAATCATTGGTAATAATGTGATGGTCTCCCGATTTTTCTAGGTGGTTGTTAAAAGCTTTATTACTAGGATAGTTCCTGTGAGAAACTATGAGGTTTTTCTTTGGGCACCAAAGTAGTACGTAACCATCGTCATCTGCACAGAGACTGATTGCGAATCCCATATTGTGACCTCCTTCCCGAGAAATATAAGTATTATCAATAGGTGAAGATCAAAGAAGTTGCTACAACTATAAGCCAAGAAATCTCAGCTGTAAATGTTTGGGCAATAAAAGTATCGATTCGAGGTCCAATCAAGATTGTTCTCTCAAATCTATCCATCCCTTTCCATTCGTGTTATAAAAAACCATGCCGGACGAGAAAAGAAAGCCCATCATACATGTCATACCAGCCAGGCGATATTTCAAGCGTCTCCGGGTTGCCTTGTACTGCCGTGTGAGCACTCAAATGGAGCGTCAGCTGCACAGCCTCTCGGCCCAGATGGATTTCGAGAAGGAGGACATCCTGGAAAATCCTGATTGGGAATACGTTGGTACCTATACCGACGTTAAGTCAGGACGGACCATCAGCTCGAGACCGGGGTTCCAGAGCCTCCTTGCCGACTGTGAGGCGGGGAAGATCGACATGATCTACACCAAGTCCATCAGCCGGTTTGGACGCAACTGCGTGGATTTTCTGGTAACGCTCAGGCGGCTCAAGGAACTGAAGGTGGATGTCTTTTTCTACAACGAGAGCATTCGCCTCCTCAGCCAGGCAGGGGAGCTTTTGCTGACACTTCATGCGGGCATAGCCCAGGCGGAGAGTGAGAACAAGAGCGAGAACATCAAGTGGGGTCTCAGAAGAAGCACCATGGATCCTGACTCCCCAGCATTTTCCCGAAGGTGCTATGGGTATGATCGTAATGAGGAGGAAGGCCTCATCCTCAACATCGCTGAGGCCAGAATCGTCCTGAAGATCTTTGACTGGTACGAGCAAGGATGGAGTATCGTGAGGATCAAGAAGGAACTGGAAGCGCTGAAGGTTCCCACTCCCACCGGCAAGAAGAAATGGCCGGTGAAGACGATCGAGAACATCCTCACCAATGAGAAATATACCGGCACCTCAGTCTATGGAGAAACCGAGTCGGCAGATTTTCCTTCAACCAAGAGAACCGTTCGTGACCCCTTCGAGGTCCATCGGTCACGCAACCATCACATCCCCATCATCCATGAGCGACGGTTCAAGCGCGTACAGAAACTGAAGGCAAAGCGCTCCAACATCGAGATCGATGAGCACGGGAACAAAGTCCGAAAGAGCACCCATTACAGCTCCAAGAAGGTTGTGACCAGGGCAAAGAAAACCCCTGAACCCCAAAACTAATAGGCATAAGAATCAACGGTATTGGTGAAGATACGAGTGTGCGTAGGTGGGATAATAATTCACGAAATTGAGTAGTCTAAATAAATAGAAAATCCTGAAAAACTGGTAAAATTCCAGAAAAATAAGTGTTTACAAAACAAACACTTGCATAGGGTAATCTTGTATCATGGGCAAGTTGTCATTGAAGGAAACCTTGTAAGGGACCCTGAGCGTGTAGAACTTGGGGAGAATACAAGCGCGATGACAAAGTTTGCTATCGCTGTTAACAGGTTCTTTCGTAACGCAAAAGCAGAGGCAGTGGAAGAGGTGATGTTCATCAACGTTCAGGCATGGGGAACGCTGGGCAAGAACTGCATGACTTATCTACAGAAAGGAAGGGGAGTGAGAGTGGTTGGAAGACTTCGCCAAGAGCGCTGGACTGACAAGGATGGAGGAAACCGGGAGCGCATCCTCGTGGTAGCTGAGCATGTTGAGTTCAAGAAAGAGCCAAATTCAACTACTAAAGCAGAAGAGCGTGAAGAACTTGATGAGATTGACCAGGAGATTGCATTCTGAGTGCATCGAGCTAACGTTGGATCTAAGGCCTCTCCTGAAGTATGCGGGGGAGGCTGGCATGGTAGCGAACATGGCTGTGTAGTGTTGCTTGGGTTTTTTTTGATAATTTATTGGATGGTGCAGATACTACTTCTTGTAAAATTAGCATAATTATGCTAATTTCTGGATGGAGGATCCGATGAAACCTAAGCTGATTAGACCAGTGAGCGACCTTCGCAACAATTTCTCAGAGATCTCAAGGGTGGTTCATGAGACCCAGCAACCGATAATACTGACCCGTCAAGGGTATGGTGACATGGTAGTGTTGAGTATGGAGGCATATGAGGATATGCGTTACGATAGTGAGGTTTATTTGAAGCTCCAAGAGGCTGAACGTGAAGCCCTTTCTTCAGGTGCTCGTTATTCCTCGAAGGATGTTCTAAAGGCAATGAAGGATGTCCTCTGAGAAAGTCTATCAATTGGAGTATCTGCCAGCAGCACGGTATGATATGGCCGAGATTGTACGATACATCGGTAGGACACTTCTTAACAGGCAAGCCGCTGAGGCGCTTGCGGAGCGTTTTGTCTCCTCAGCTGAACGGGTGGGAGAAAATCCATACATAGTAGCCGTATATTATCCCGTAAAACCATTGTCCCACGACTACAGAATGGTCATGGTTGAGAATTATAGTATGTTCTACTGGGTGGATGAGTTGGAGAAAAAAGTAACCATTGCCCGTGTCTTGTATGCAAGACGTAATTCTTTTTCGACTTTGGATATACACTGATTCGTCCTATAGATATTGCGCCATTAATGCTGGAAGAGATGCGTAGACAAAGGATAGGCATATGAGTATGAACATTCTCGTTACCGGGGCAAGTGGAGGTATGGGATTCTCAACCTGCCAGCAATTGGTAGCTTCCGGATACACCGTATACGGTCTGGACCGGCAAGAACCCGATCGATCGTTTTCCTTCGGGTTTCTGAGGGCCGACATAACTGACAGCACCCAACTGACAGCTGCTTTCAAGCGTATCAAGGAAGAGGCCGGATCTCTTACAGCGATCCTCCACTTTACAGGGGTGTATGACCTGAACTCTCTTGTTGAGATTCCCGAGGATGAGTTTGTCCGAATTTTCGATATCAATCTCTTTGGTGTGTACCGCATCAACCGCCTTTTTCTTCCCCTATTGGAACCTAAGGGAAGGATTATCATTACAACCAGCGAATTGGCGCCTCTGGATCCCCTTCCGTTTACCGGAATGTACGGTACTACCAAAACAGCGCTCGAGAGCTATGCATATGCGCTTCGTATGGAACTCCAGCTTCTCGGGTATAGTGTATCAGTAATACGCCCCGGAGCAGTACAGACCGGACTCTTAGGGGTCTCTACAGACCGATTGGATTCCTTCTGCGAAAAAACCGAACTATATTCCTGCAATGCGTCTCGGTTTCGTTACATCGTTGACCGAGTGGAATCGCATGCGGTACTACCGCAAGCAATTGCAAGTCTGGCATTGCGGGTCCTTCAGGCCAAACGCCCACGGTTTGTATATAATATCAACCGCAATCCATTGCTCAGGCTTTTGAATATTCTCCCTCATTCTTGGCAAACAGGAATCATTAGGAGGATTCTTCATTAGAGTAGGACATCAGTTCAGGAAAACAGGGTTTCTGTTCATGAAAGAACCATGATCACCTCTTCGACTTGAAAGAATGGAAACTTCCTCTTGTAAGATGATTGCAACTT
This sequence is a window from uncultured Sphaerochaeta sp.. Protein-coding genes within it:
- a CDS encoding AAA family ATPase, with the protein product MILTEVTITKYKSFLTEQIVPIEESCTRLVGKNESGKTAFLEALSRFNYFDEKDSSYKFNKTLEYPRTELKKYESENPENNLKVISCKFSLKAKTIDTIIQDCGENVLLETTIVASRDYNNALSISTPKVSEKTFIENYILRIGIPEGHKEELAKIENVNDFYTYLSSHEETKSIAEALVKTFSFGNFKEQSLLSKYLMKKYIEPRIPKFWYFDEYFLLPQRIPLSKIANGIVDNDFTKPQLEISRALFELARIDVKKLITDNNHEAYIAELEATSNSITDAFSDYWSTNSNLEITFDIETTANDKYLNIRIRNTKHRVTLPLSNRSKGFIWFFSFFIWFQKINQINNMILLLDEPGLNLHAEAQKDLLRYIDEKLTPKYQVIYTTHSPFMIDSTKLHEIRTAYDSNETKVGTSISNAIEEKDKGTLFPLQAALGYNLAQNLYISENNLLVEGVADLVILTIMSDLLRNMGKESLNEKFTIVPVGGLDKVATFISLLRGNNLNIVCVLDTFIDQKGQTRIKDLVFDKIIKESNVLFFHEFTGPIKPAELEDMFEKREYLEWFNSEYKKDYEQIDIKKLSTDRSIIPQINIIIHQDRFNHYRIARYLSQNISTIHDWEKSTISRFEKLFITVNKLIK
- a CDS encoding recombinase family protein — encoded protein: MPDEKRKPIIHVIPARRYFKRLRVALYCRVSTQMERQLHSLSAQMDFEKEDILENPDWEYVGTYTDVKSGRTISSRPGFQSLLADCEAGKIDMIYTKSISRFGRNCVDFLVTLRRLKELKVDVFFYNESIRLLSQAGELLLTLHAGIAQAESENKSENIKWGLRRSTMDPDSPAFSRRCYGYDRNEEEGLILNIAEARIVLKIFDWYEQGWSIVRIKKELEALKVPTPTGKKKWPVKTIENILTNEKYTGTSVYGETESADFPSTKRTVRDPFEVHRSRNHHIPIIHERRFKRVQKLKAKRSNIEIDEHGNKVRKSTHYSSKKVVTRAKKTPEPQN
- a CDS encoding single-stranded DNA-binding protein; its protein translation is MYHGQVVIEGNLVRDPERVELGENTSAMTKFAIAVNRFFRNAKAEAVEEVMFINVQAWGTLGKNCMTYLQKGRGVRVVGRLRQERWTDKDGGNRERILVVAEHVEFKKEPNSTTKAEEREELDEIDQEIAF
- a CDS encoding type II toxin-antitoxin system Phd/YefM family antitoxin, whose product is MKPKLIRPVSDLRNNFSEISRVVHETQQPIILTRQGYGDMVVLSMEAYEDMRYDSEVYLKLQEAEREALSSGARYSSKDVLKAMKDVL
- a CDS encoding type II toxin-antitoxin system RelE/ParE family toxin; protein product: MSSEKVYQLEYLPAARYDMAEIVRYIGRTLLNRQAAEALAERFVSSAERVGENPYIVAVYYPVKPLSHDYRMVMVENYSMFYWVDELEKKVTIARVLYARRNSFSTLDIH
- a CDS encoding SDR family NAD(P)-dependent oxidoreductase, whose protein sequence is MSMNILVTGASGGMGFSTCQQLVASGYTVYGLDRQEPDRSFSFGFLRADITDSTQLTAAFKRIKEEAGSLTAILHFTGVYDLNSLVEIPEDEFVRIFDINLFGVYRINRLFLPLLEPKGRIIITTSELAPLDPLPFTGMYGTTKTALESYAYALRMELQLLGYSVSVIRPGAVQTGLLGVSTDRLDSFCEKTELYSCNASRFRYIVDRVESHAVLPQAIASLALRVLQAKRPRFVYNINRNPLLRLLNILPHSWQTGIIRRILH